A genomic region of Manihot esculenta cultivar AM560-2 chromosome 15, M.esculenta_v8, whole genome shotgun sequence contains the following coding sequences:
- the LOC110602574 gene encoding BOI-related E3 ubiquitin-protein ligase 1, giving the protein MAVQAQYPSNVLLLNRNGQEGHDYSLQPQPGRFLDQSHMLFSNGGTNNPRKRGREAAAAATAATITTTTIGAITTTPTTIHPFSIQSQPPQLIDLSQLHNHHHPSQPNVVSTGLRLSFDDQQQQIQQNHHYQNQQQQSFVSQSSPFLSLLSEDFATEIKRQRDEIDQFLQAQGEQLRRTLADKRQRHYHALLSTVEESIAKRLKEKEAEVEKATRRNAELEARATQLNVEAQVWQAKARAQEATAASLQAQLQHAIMTGGVPAYDNRRGEDGGLGCSGGAEGQAEDAESAYVDPDRVMVTAGPSCKGCRRRAATVVVLPCRHLCLCTECDQVAQACPLCLQVRNSSVEVFLY; this is encoded by the exons ATGGCTGTTCAAGCTCAATACCCTTCAAATGTCCTCCTTCTAAACAG AAACGGCCAAGAGGGTCATGATTATTCATTGCAACCGCAACCAGGACGATTTCTTGATCAATCCCATATGCTATTCTCCAATGGAG GGACTAATAATCCACGAAAGAGAGGAAGAGAAGCGGCAGCAGCTGCAACGGCGGCGACAATTACAACCACCACTATTGGTGCCATCACAACAACACCAACAACAATCCATCCCTTCTCTATCCAATCTCAACCTCCTCAGTTAATAGACCTCTCTCAACTCCACAACCACCACCACCCATCTCAACCAAATGTTGTCTCCACCGGCCTCCGGTTATCCTTCGATGACCAGCAACAACAAATTCAACAAAATCACCACTACCAGAATCAGCAACAACAGAGTTTTGTATCCCAATCTTCTCCTTTCTTATCCTTATTATCAGAAGATTTTGCCACCGAAATTAAACGCCAGAGAGACGAGATTGATCAATTCCTTCAAGCCCAG GGAGAGCAATTGAGGCGCACATTAGCCGATAAGAGGCAGAGGCACTATCATGCGCTGCTGAGCACAGTGGAAGAATCAATAGCCAAGCGACTGAAGGAGAAAGAAGCCGAAGTCGAAAAGGCCACTCGACGAAACGCCGAATTAGAGGCACGCGCCACCCAACTCAATGTGGAAGCACAGGTTTGGCAGGCAAAAGCTAGAGCACAAGAGGCTACGGCCGCGTCTCTGCAGGCGCAGCTGCAACACGCAATAATGACCGGAGGAGTGCCGGCGTATGATAACAGGAGAGGAGAAGACGGCGGGCTAGGATGCTCCGGGGGAGCAGAAGGGCAAGCTGAGGATGCGGAGTCCGCTTACGTTGATCCGGACAGAGTGATGGTAACAGCGGGTCCAAGTTGCAAAGGGTGCCGGAGACGGGCGGCGACGGTGGTGGTGCTGCCGTGTCGGCATCTGTGTCTCTGTACAGAATGTGACCAAGTGGCGCAAGCTTGTCCACTTTGCCTCCAAGTAAGAAATTCCAGTGTTGAGGTTTTTCTGTATTAG